One Methylophaga marina DNA window includes the following coding sequences:
- a CDS encoding CYTH domain-containing protein, which produces MSLEQEIKLQVTQADSLNLQALGWLTSMLKQDVYQQHLLSTYFDTPDKALMTFGVGLRLRQIGEQWLQTVKCSGRASSGLHERQEWEHELVAPVFDLERLAETAIAPLLEQEQVWSAIEPVFTTEFERDVWLLVLEADTVVELAYDRGEVRAGGKQTAIHEIELELKHGDIEHCQKLADKLKAALPLEYSNISKAGLGYKLSQDTDK; this is translated from the coding sequence ATGAGCCTAGAACAAGAAATAAAACTTCAGGTAACGCAGGCTGACTCGCTTAACTTGCAAGCGCTGGGCTGGCTGACTTCCATGTTGAAACAGGATGTATATCAACAACATTTGTTGAGTACCTATTTTGATACGCCGGACAAAGCCTTAATGACATTTGGCGTAGGGCTGAGATTACGTCAAATAGGTGAACAATGGCTGCAAACAGTGAAATGTAGCGGTCGTGCTAGTTCTGGCTTGCATGAACGTCAAGAATGGGAGCATGAATTAGTTGCTCCGGTATTTGATCTTGAGCGTCTGGCAGAAACCGCGATTGCACCATTACTGGAACAAGAACAAGTATGGAGTGCTATCGAGCCGGTGTTTACCACCGAGTTTGAACGAGATGTCTGGTTATTGGTGTTAGAGGCTGACACCGTGGTTGAACTGGCTTATGACCGAGGAGAAGTCAGAGCAGGTGGCAAACAAACAGCGATTCATGAAATTGAGCTGGAATTAAAGCACGGCGATATAGAACATTGCCAAAAATTAGCCGACAAGCTTAAGGCCGCTCTGCCACTTGAATACAGCAATATCAGTAAGGCGGGCTTGGGATATAAATTGTCACAAGACACTGATAAGTAA
- the uvrA gene encoding excinuclease ABC subunit UvrA, whose amino-acid sequence MKNISIRGARTHNLKNIDLDLPRDALIVITGLSGSGKSSLAFDTLYAEGQRRYVESLSAYARQFLSMMEKPDVDHIEGLSPAISIEQKSTSHNPRSTVGTITEIYDYLRLLFARAGEPRCPTHHQPLAAQTVSQMVDAVLDMPEGKRLMLIAPVIQDRKGEHRDVLEELRIKGFVRARVNGQVIELDDPPELELRKKHTIEAVVDRFKVRPDIQQRLAESFETALAMADGVAKVVSMDDESDETLFSARFACPECGYSISELEPRMFSFNNPAGACPTCDGLGVKQFIDPARVVTHPELSLAAGAIRGWDRRNAYYYQLMLSLAEHYKFDLDTPFQDLSDEIREVILYGSGKTQIAFSYMGDRGKSVSRKHPFEGVIPNMQRRYHETESNSVREDLAKFHSIRACPECHGARLTLASRNVFVNEITLPEVTAMPIGEVSTFFETLTLPGKRGEIAEKIVTEISARLSFLVNVGLDYLNLARSAETLSGGEAQRIRLASQIGAGLVGVMYILDEPSIGLHQRDNDRLLETLTRLRDLGNTVIVVEHDEDAIRMADFVLDIGPGAGVHGGQIVAQGTPEEIMKSEESLTGQYLSGRRKIELPAKRQPPHAGRVIGLRGACGNNLKNVDIDVPIGLMTCVTGVSGSGKSTLINETLLKLTAKNLNGNSEEPAPHSEIIGLEQLDKVVAINQSPIGRTPRSNPATYTGLFTPIRELFAGTPEARSRGYGPGRFSFNVKGGRCEACQGDGLIKVEMHFLPDIYVPCDVCKGQRYNRETLDIRYKGKTITEVLDMTIEEANVFFENIPVVAKKLQTLIDVGLTYIKLGQNATTLSGGEAQRVKLAKELSKRDTGKTLYVLDEPTTGLHFFDIEQLLKVLHSLRDRGNTIVVIEHNLDVIKTADWIIDMGPEGGARGGEVLAVGTPEEVAEHPASYTGKYLKPLLNS is encoded by the coding sequence ATGAAAAATATAAGCATTCGTGGGGCTCGAACCCACAATCTTAAAAATATTGACCTGGACCTGCCGAGAGATGCTCTGATTGTAATTACTGGCCTGTCTGGTTCGGGAAAATCCTCGCTTGCCTTCGACACATTATACGCAGAAGGGCAGCGTCGATATGTGGAATCCTTGTCAGCCTACGCCAGACAGTTCTTATCGATGATGGAAAAGCCGGATGTGGATCATATTGAAGGCTTGTCTCCTGCGATATCGATTGAACAAAAATCAACATCACATAATCCGCGCTCAACGGTCGGTACCATCACCGAAATTTATGACTATTTAAGGTTGTTATTTGCTCGTGCGGGTGAACCACGTTGTCCGACACATCATCAACCATTGGCAGCACAGACGGTGAGTCAAATGGTAGACGCCGTGCTGGATATGCCGGAAGGTAAACGCTTGATGCTGATTGCACCAGTGATTCAGGATCGTAAAGGTGAGCATCGTGATGTCTTGGAAGAATTACGAATCAAAGGCTTTGTTCGTGCGCGCGTGAATGGTCAAGTTATTGAGCTCGATGATCCGCCTGAATTGGAGCTGCGTAAAAAACATACCATTGAAGCGGTGGTGGATCGTTTTAAAGTGCGCCCGGACATTCAGCAACGGTTGGCTGAATCCTTTGAAACGGCATTAGCCATGGCGGATGGTGTGGCGAAAGTCGTGTCGATGGATGATGAATCTGATGAGACTTTATTTTCTGCACGTTTTGCCTGTCCAGAGTGTGGTTATTCGATTTCTGAATTAGAACCACGCATGTTCTCATTCAATAATCCTGCTGGAGCTTGTCCGACTTGTGACGGGCTTGGGGTGAAGCAGTTTATTGATCCCGCTCGAGTAGTGACTCATCCTGAATTAAGTCTGGCAGCAGGTGCCATTCGGGGGTGGGATCGCCGAAATGCGTATTACTACCAACTAATGCTATCGCTAGCGGAGCATTATAAATTTGATCTGGATACGCCCTTTCAGGACTTGTCCGATGAGATTCGTGAGGTCATTTTATATGGTAGTGGTAAAACGCAGATTGCCTTCAGCTACATGGGCGACCGTGGTAAAAGCGTCAGTCGTAAACATCCGTTTGAAGGCGTGATTCCGAATATGCAGCGTCGTTATCACGAAACAGAATCAAACAGTGTTCGTGAAGATTTGGCTAAATTTCATTCCATCCGTGCTTGTCCGGAGTGTCATGGAGCCAGATTAACGCTGGCTTCGCGTAATGTATTTGTGAATGAAATTACCTTACCTGAAGTCACAGCAATGCCTATCGGTGAAGTGAGTACTTTCTTTGAAACACTCACCTTACCTGGTAAACGTGGCGAAATTGCAGAAAAGATTGTCACCGAAATTTCAGCGCGTCTGAGCTTTCTGGTGAATGTTGGTCTTGATTATCTGAACCTTGCACGCAGCGCGGAAACATTATCGGGTGGTGAAGCGCAGCGTATTCGTTTAGCCAGTCAGATCGGTGCGGGTTTAGTAGGGGTCATGTACATTCTGGATGAACCTTCGATAGGGCTGCACCAACGTGATAATGATCGCCTGCTGGAAACCTTAACCCGACTACGTGATTTAGGTAACACGGTCATTGTGGTTGAGCATGATGAAGATGCGATTCGCATGGCAGACTTTGTGCTGGATATTGGGCCTGGTGCCGGTGTGCATGGTGGTCAAATTGTGGCTCAGGGTACACCTGAAGAAATCATGAAAAGTGAAGAGTCACTGACCGGGCAATATCTGTCAGGCCGTAGAAAAATTGAACTGCCAGCGAAACGTCAGCCACCTCATGCAGGCCGTGTGATTGGTTTGAGAGGTGCTTGCGGAAATAATCTGAAAAATGTGGATATTGATGTGCCGATTGGGCTGATGACCTGTGTAACCGGTGTGTCAGGTTCTGGGAAGTCCACGCTAATCAACGAAACTTTATTAAAGCTGACCGCAAAAAACTTAAACGGCAATTCAGAAGAACCCGCACCACATTCTGAAATTATTGGTTTAGAGCAGCTGGATAAAGTGGTGGCGATTAATCAAAGTCCGATTGGCCGTACGCCGCGTTCAAACCCGGCCACCTATACGGGGTTGTTTACACCCATACGTGAGTTATTTGCGGGTACACCAGAAGCACGTTCACGTGGTTATGGTCCGGGGCGGTTTAGTTTTAATGTGAAAGGCGGACGTTGTGAAGCCTGTCAGGGCGATGGTCTGATTAAAGTTGAAATGCATTTCCTGCCCGACATTTATGTGCCATGTGATGTCTGTAAGGGCCAGCGATATAACCGCGAAACACTGGATATCCGCTACAAAGGTAAAACCATTACCGAAGTACTGGATATGACAATCGAAGAGGCGAATGTTTTTTTTGAAAATATTCCGGTCGTGGCGAAAAAGTTACAGACATTGATTGATGTTGGTCTGACCTATATCAAGCTTGGCCAGAATGCGACTACCTTATCGGGTGGTGAGGCGCAGCGGGTCAAATTAGCTAAAGAGTTATCCAAGCGTGATACAGGTAAAACCCTGTATGTCTTAGATGAGCCAACCACGGGGCTGCACTTTTTCGATATCGAACAGTTACTCAAAGTCCTGCACAGCCTGCGAGACCGTGGCAATACCATTGTGGTCATTGAGCATAATCTGGATGTGATTAAAACAGCAGACTGGATCATTGATATGGGCCCTGAAGGTGGTGCACGTGGTGGTGAAGTGCTGGCCGTTGGTACACCAGAGGAGGTGGCCGAACATCCGGCTTCTTACACCGGTAAATATTTAAAGCCTTTATTGAACTCATGA